The Bernardetia litoralis DSM 6794 genome includes a window with the following:
- the polA gene encoding DNA polymerase I, which translates to MLSTPNAPKKLFLLDAMALIYRAHFAFSKNPRVTSTGIDTGAILGFTNAIWDVLQNEKPTHIGIAFDTSKPTFRHEQFEAYKAHREKQPEAITLSKPFINRLLEGLNIPILKMDGFEADDIVGTLAKKAAREGFEVYMVTIDKDYAQLVEEKIFFYKVAYAGRNPAAIWGIKEVCERWDLKNPMQLTDILGLQGDAADNIPGIPGIGEKTAIKLLKLYDSVEGIIENVDKLKGKQKENVTNFAAQGILSKELATIKIDVPIEFDAKALEYDDVKNITSKNKETLSTLFDELEFRTLKRKILNEESTKSFSPKAKIGSSSLSKTISENKKATTDQMDLFGSPISNQKPTEKEKAALAKLSNTLGGKEFEKLGNTVNAIFEDVETSQSTENLQPKLDTLFTIKHDYHLIDTKSKREHLLEFLLLQDEICIDTETDNLNVMEANIVGFSVAYKEFEAFYIPVLGSEEEQKNILNEFRSVLENPKILKIGQNIKYDYQIFYKYGIELKGQFFDTMLAHYVLEPELRHNMDYLAQTILDYQTISYSEIVGTGKKIKTMADFEPKEILNYAAEDADITLRLKNKLSFELEKEENKGLKSVFYDIEIPLVSVLAKIEMNGMNIDTKALAEFSIELGKDVEVVEKEIYQIAGEEFNIASPKQLGEILFDEEKLNLSPKPKLTAKSKQYKTDESILVKLASKYPIAAKIVDYRQLQKLKSTYVDALPLLLSSKDNKVHTSFNQAVTSTGRLSSTNPNLQNIPIRTERGREVRKAFIPSDENHVLLAVDYSQIELRLMASFAEDPTMIEAFKNNRDIHTATAAKIFKVTIEDVTPEMRRSAKTANFGIIYGVSAMGLGQRLNIKTTEAKKLIDSYFAEFSSIKNYMDKIINEARDNESVQTLLGRKRPLRDINSRNMTQRGFAERNAVNMPIQGTAADIIKLAMVKVQEYLEENNLKTTMVLQVHDELVFDVPKAELEIVKPKIMEIMSKTYQIDVPLDVEAGIGQNWLEAH; encoded by the coding sequence ATGCTTTCGACACCAAATGCTCCCAAAAAATTATTTCTTCTTGATGCAATGGCTCTCATTTATAGAGCGCATTTTGCATTTAGTAAAAATCCTAGAGTAACTTCAACAGGAATTGACACAGGTGCAATTTTAGGATTTACAAATGCTATTTGGGATGTTCTTCAAAATGAAAAACCAACTCACATAGGAATCGCTTTTGATACTTCAAAACCTACTTTTCGACATGAACAATTTGAAGCCTACAAAGCACATAGAGAAAAACAGCCCGAAGCGATTACACTTTCGAAGCCGTTTATTAATCGTTTGTTGGAAGGTCTGAATATTCCTATTTTGAAAATGGATGGTTTTGAAGCTGATGATATTGTCGGAACACTTGCCAAAAAAGCAGCGAGAGAAGGTTTTGAAGTTTATATGGTTACGATTGATAAAGATTATGCACAGCTTGTTGAAGAAAAAATATTTTTTTATAAAGTCGCTTATGCTGGTCGTAATCCTGCAGCTATTTGGGGAATAAAGGAAGTTTGTGAGCGTTGGGACTTAAAAAATCCGATGCAGCTTACTGATATTTTAGGACTACAAGGAGATGCTGCCGATAACATTCCTGGCATTCCAGGAATTGGAGAAAAAACAGCAATCAAACTTTTAAAATTATATGATAGTGTAGAAGGAATTATTGAAAATGTAGATAAACTCAAAGGAAAGCAAAAAGAAAATGTTACCAATTTTGCAGCACAAGGAATTTTATCAAAAGAATTAGCAACTATAAAAATTGATGTGCCAATAGAATTTGATGCAAAAGCATTAGAATATGATGATGTAAAAAATATCACATCAAAAAATAAAGAAACTTTATCAACTCTTTTTGATGAATTGGAATTTAGAACATTAAAAAGAAAAATTCTGAATGAAGAATCTACAAAATCATTTTCTCCAAAAGCAAAAATAGGTTCTTCATCGTTGAGCAAAACAATAAGCGAAAACAAAAAAGCTACAACTGACCAAATGGATTTGTTTGGAAGTCCGATAAGTAATCAAAAACCAACAGAAAAAGAAAAAGCTGCTTTAGCAAAATTGTCTAATACTCTTGGAGGAAAAGAATTTGAAAAATTAGGAAATACTGTAAATGCAATCTTTGAAGATGTTGAAACTTCGCAAAGTACAGAAAATTTACAACCAAAATTAGATACTCTTTTTACGATAAAACACGATTATCATTTAATTGATACAAAATCAAAACGAGAGCATTTACTTGAATTTCTGTTGCTTCAAGATGAAATTTGTATTGATACAGAAACTGATAACTTGAATGTTATGGAAGCTAATATTGTTGGTTTTTCGGTTGCCTACAAAGAATTTGAAGCCTTTTATATTCCTGTTTTGGGAAGTGAAGAAGAGCAAAAAAATATTTTAAACGAATTTAGAAGTGTCTTAGAAAATCCAAAAATTCTAAAAATTGGACAAAATATAAAATACGATTATCAGATTTTTTATAAATATGGAATTGAGCTAAAAGGACAGTTTTTTGATACAATGTTGGCGCATTATGTACTAGAGCCTGAACTTCGTCATAATATGGATTATTTGGCGCAAACAATCCTTGATTATCAAACTATTTCCTATTCTGAAATTGTAGGAACGGGTAAAAAAATCAAAACAATGGCAGATTTTGAGCCAAAAGAAATTCTGAATTATGCTGCTGAAGATGCAGATATTACTTTACGATTAAAAAACAAATTATCTTTTGAGTTGGAAAAAGAAGAAAATAAAGGGCTAAAATCTGTTTTCTATGATATAGAAATTCCATTAGTTTCTGTTTTGGCAAAAATTGAAATGAATGGAATGAATATCGATACAAAAGCCTTAGCCGAGTTTTCGATAGAATTAGGAAAAGATGTAGAAGTTGTAGAAAAAGAGATTTATCAGATAGCAGGAGAAGAATTTAATATTGCTTCGCCAAAACAGTTGGGAGAGATTTTATTTGATGAAGAAAAACTAAATCTTTCACCAAAACCAAAATTGACAGCAAAAAGTAAACAGTACAAAACAGATGAGAGTATTTTGGTAAAACTGGCTAGTAAATATCCTATTGCTGCCAAAATTGTAGATTATCGCCAGCTTCAAAAACTCAAATCTACTTATGTTGATGCGCTGCCATTGCTGCTTTCTTCTAAAGATAATAAAGTTCATACTTCATTTAATCAAGCTGTTACTTCAACAGGAAGGCTTAGTTCGACCAATCCAAACCTTCAAAATATTCCTATTCGAACAGAAAGAGGGCGAGAAGTAAGAAAAGCATTTATTCCATCTGATGAAAATCACGTTCTTTTGGCAGTAGATTATTCTCAAATTGAGCTTCGTTTAATGGCTTCTTTTGCAGAAGACCCAACAATGATTGAAGCCTTCAAAAATAATAGAGATATTCACACAGCTACGGCAGCCAAGATTTTTAAAGTAACTATTGAAGATGTAACTCCAGAAATGCGTCGTTCTGCCAAAACAGCAAACTTTGGAATTATTTATGGTGTTTCGGCAATGGGATTAGGACAACGTTTGAATATCAAGACGACAGAAGCCAAAAAACTAATTGATTCTTATTTTGCAGAATTTTCTTCTATCAAAAATTATATGGATAAAATTATCAATGAAGCAAGAGATAACGAATCTGTACAAACACTTTTGGGAAGAAAAAGACCTTTGCGTGATATAAATTCAAGAAATATGACGCAGCGAGGTTTTGCAGAACGAAATGCCGTAAATATGCCAATACAAGGAACGGCTGCTGATATTATAAAACTAGCGATGGTAAAAGTTCAAGAATATTTGGAAGAAAATAATCTAAAAACAACGATGGTTTTGCAGGTTCATGATGAACTTGTTTTTGATGTTCCGAAGGCTGAATTAGAAATTGTAAAGCCGAAAATTATGGAAATAATGAGCAAGACTTATCAAATTGATGTTCCTTTAGATGTAGAAGCTGGAATTGGTCAGAATTGGTTGGAAGCGCATTAA